In Zingiber officinale cultivar Zhangliang unplaced genomic scaffold, Zo_v1.1 ctg167, whole genome shotgun sequence, the sequence TAAAGTTCAAGGTTGTGAAGGTCTCTGGCGCGTCTCTTTTGTCACTCTTCAAGGGAAAGAAAGAGAAGCCTCGCTCTTAACGGGTTAAAAGTTACAGATGAAGTAGTTAGCATTTTGATTAAGTTAAAACGTAAATACTTTAGTTTTTATCTCTTGTTTTTTCttcgttataattttttttctatgcaTTTTTTAATTGTTTTTCAATATTGATGAACCCTATGCATTCAGCCGTAATGATTCTATGAAAttatctctctctctttttcttgagGATCTTAATTACCATTACCATTAAATTGGAATAATGCATAGTAGTTATGGAATAATTGCTAAGCACTTTTATATTAAAaagctttttattaattttattaaaattgttttttttagtatggtaaaaaaattttaaaatttttgtagcAGGTGCGTTTCAGTCTCTACAATTtacttattattataatattttttatttaaatatttcagTTTCTTGATCGCATGATGTGTCTCGTGCATCGTGAGCACATCCATGACTTTAAAAATATATGACTACTTATGAAAAAGTCAAAGGTTTTagtattataaaatttaaatctcaCTAATTATTAGATGTTTATTTGAATTTCTCgattttatttactttattttttagagagaaaaaaagaggaaaaatcAGATGTAAGATCATCCACATAATCAGATGTAAGGGAAACAATTCAAATACTGATTGACTAAAACTATTTTAACCTCTAATCTTGATCAAACCTATTCAAACGTTTAGCAACTTTAGTTTGCGTTATACGTTATAGTATTTTAGTTAAAATCGTGTaattttaaagaaagtttaaaatggaaagtaataataatgataataggTTTTTAATTGTTTGCCCATAAAATAACTTTTATGGGTTCTCAGGTAGAGTTGACATTAACAACGTCAAAATCAGTTGGAAGGGGACCGATTCACCGGCGGCTAATAATTATTTGTTAAATCGAAAGgtgttttataaaattatttatttttgtaaaatgaatATGATTAGATTTTGGTGTGATTCATGCAGCCACCATCAAAGTGCATTCGGACAACTTCGGTTAATTTAAAGATGCGTAATAACTATTAAGAAATCGTGATTGATACAACATCAACATAATATAAGCTTAACATGTCAAAATCTGTCTGACACATGTCTTTTGATTATTTGCCCAAAATTCATCTACATAgttccttccttccttcttcgACAAATTCTTCTATAAATAGACATGGTGCAACTAAATAGGCAATGGCGTCGCAATCCCCAAGTCTCCACGTCATCTTCTTCCCTCTAATGGCCCCCGGCCACATCCTCCCTATGCTCCACCTCGCCAAGCTCTTCGCCGCCCGCGGTGCTCGCGCCACCCTCCTCACCACCCCCGCCAACTCCCACCTCCTCCAACCCGCCGTCGACGGCGTCTCCATCAGCCTCCGCCTCATCCACTTCCCGTCCGCCGCCGTCGGCCTCCCACCTGGCCGTGAGAGCCTCGCCAGCGTCGACTTCCGCCAGCACACGGCCTTCTTCGAGGGAATATACATGCTGGAAGATCCCTTCCGCCGCGCCCTCGCCGAGCTCCGCCCCGACGCCGTCGTCTCCGACTGGTTCCTGCCGTGGACGTTCGACGTCGCCGAGGAGTTCCGCATCCCGCGCCTCGCGTTCCATGGCTACAGCGCCTTCGCGCTCTGCGCCAACGCGAGCCTCCTCTACGCGCCGCCCCCGCCGCCGCCGCCCGGAGACGAGGGGTCGACGTCCTTCGTCGTGCCTGGCTTCCCGCGGCGGCTGGAGATGCCCACGTCGCAGTTACCGGACTTATCCAAATTAGAGCCGGTGGTGGTCAAGATCTTCCAGCAGATCGCGGAGTGGGAGACGAGGAGTTTCGGAGTGGTGGTCAACAGCTTCTACGATCTGGAGACGGAGTTCGCCGACCACCTCCGCCGCGCCATCTGGCGGAGGGCGTGGCTCGTCGGTCCAGTGGCCTCCGCGAAGTCCTTCTCCCACGACGGCGACGACCTCTCTGTTTCCCGATGGCTGGACGAGCAGCAGGACGCATCGGTGCTGTACGTCTGCTTCGGCAGCGTGAGCTCCATAGCCGGCGCCCAGCTCCGGGAGCTGGCTCTGGGCCTCGAGGCTTCCGGCCACCCATTCATTTGGGTCGTCCGGACCGACGACGCGGCGGCGGAGCCCAGCTGGCGACCGGCGGGGTTCGCGGAGAGGACGAAACAGAGGCGGTGGCTGATACTCGAGGACTGGGCCCCGCAGGCCGCGATACTTGGCCACGTGGCAGTCGGCGGGTTCGTGACGCACTGCGGGTGGAGCTCGTGCATGGAGGCCGTGGCCGCCGGCGTTCCGATGGCGACGTGGCCGCTCTTCGCGGAGCAGTTCCTCAACGAGAGGCTGGTGACGGAGGTGCTGGGGGTGGGGGTGTCGGTCGGCGCGACGCACTGGACGATGGACCCGGAGGAGAGGCCGTTGATACAGGCGGCGGAGGTGGAGCGGGCAGCGAGGAGAGTGATGGACGCCGACGGGGAGGAAGGGAGGAGGATGAGGACGAAGGCGAGGGAGCTGGCGCTGGCGGCCAAGACTGCGACGGCGGAGGGAGGGTCGTCGTCCGATGACATGGGCAAGTTGATCAAAGACTTGATCGATCAAAAGCAATAAAAAAACAtagttgacaaaataataaaataataaataaatagcaTTCAGAATTAGGTCATTCTAATTGACTCGTAATTGGGCCGTGTATTGGGCTTGACGGGCCCGATCTTGAATGTCCGCTGGATCTCGACCGTGCCAGAGTCAGTTCGCTGAACCGGAATctgaaaataaatattattaagataaaaaaaggaaataaaaaatgaagaaaaaaataaaaaatattactaaTTGTATTTGATGTTTTTTTTAAGTAGAAATGTTAAATTGATTTGGAATAAAAAAATATCTTAACTAAAATATTACAAAGGAAACATAAAGCAAACCTAATAATTGACCCATTGACAATATCACGAAAAAAAAGGGGTTTATAATGGGAATTAAAGCTTGATCTCACTCTCTTATTAATCACGTAGGCTTTATCTCCTTGCCATGTTGGTATCCACTACTAATCCATAAAAGCTGACCTCCCAACTTTAATATCACTTTATATATCTATCTTAATTGaatcatttttaattaaattatattttttaattaatatttacaaataattttaataattttcaaaatcattcgATCTTATAAGCAATGCCGCACAaaatttcttctcctccttcccttCTTCCATCGCACTGAGCAATGGCTTCGACGTCGTCCTCTACCACGACGATTCCGGTGCCGGAGTTCCAGGCGCAGGGAGCGCCGGCGTCGGGGGCCTCCGGGCGACGGCCGGGGTCTCTGGGGCCGTTCTTCGCGGTGATGTCGGTGCTGCTGATCCTGACCGTGTTCTCCTGCGTCTTCGGGCGGGTCTGCGCGTCGAAGGCGGAGGCGCCGGACGCCTCGTACGACTGCTCCAGGTGGACCCGGAGGCGATGGCGATGGCGGCGGAGCTTCGTCTCCGGCGAATCAAAGGCGCCACCGGCGTCCATACCTTCCCCCGATCCGCAACTGCAGCCTTGAGCTACGTACTTCGATCCACTCAACTGCTTAAACTTAATTTCGAGCCTCAGTGAGTTCATTAGGATTCGCGAGTTGACTTCAATTACTTCGTTAATATACATGAATAAGATCACGGCACCCATGCCAAGCATCCCGAGAACAGAGTCGACCAGGTCGAGAAGAAAATCTcgcatatattaaaaattaaacagtAAGGAATCTATAACAATTTTTTCTAAAcgtgaaaagaaggaaaaaaattcaaCCCAAACGGGCAAAGAATCGAAATTTACACAGCGAAGAGATGAGAGCCGTCACGAGGAGTGAACGGCATGATGGACTCTCGTCGCCGACGACGACTGCGACTGGCTGACCTTCGCGTCGACCCGGGCCGACACTCCGACGGTCGTAGGTCTCACCGACCTCTGGCGCACGATCTGGCAGTACTCCGGATCATCCGCCTGGCCGTCGTACCGAATCCACTGGACCATGTTGTGGTACATGGGGAAGAACCTCATCTGAATGCTCGAATAACTGAAGTACGGGACGAGAGTGGCGGCGACGACGAAGAGCGTCGTGATCCAGTACGAGGGAGCGGGAGCCAGCACCTCGACGAACACCTGGTAGGCGTTGGTCGTGAAGGAGGGCGGCAAGGCGCCGTAGACGAGGAGGAAGATGTACCACAGGGCGATGCTGCCCCAGATGAAGACGTGCTGGATCACGGTGAAGTAGGTGATGGACAGCGCCATGTGGCAGTTCACGACCCACACCACGCAAGTGTACATCGTGCCGCCGAGGACGTCGAAGCTCACCACCTCGCCGCCCCTGCGGAAGGCCTGGTGCTGCAGCGCGGCGGAGCAGAGGAAGAATATCGAGATGCCGTTGCAGACGCCGGCGAACATCCAACCCAGAATCCGCCGCCAGCTGAAGAGAACGTTCTGAACGCCTTCTTGGTAAAGCATGGGGAACTGCTCACAAATAAAGATTGCAACAAAATAAGAATTTTGAGGTGATAATCTGACTAAATATGAGGTAGAATTAAGATTGAAAAATATGATTACACTCAGAATTTAGTCCAAAACAAGATTATTATAATGATTATtataatgtataagtcatgtgcatacCTTCAAACAAAATCGAGCAGAGACATCCTGATCGAAGACCCCTAAAGCAATCACAGGAAGAGAACTGAAGAAGACGTTGTACAATGATAGATACCAATCATTATACGCAGGCTGGCCGGAAAATGTCGTATACGCCTCGTACAAGAAGATGGTAACTCCAAATGTGAGATTCTTATAGAAGAAATAGCATATCTGTAATGCAAAGAACAATGAGCATGTCGAAATGTATGTGTGGAAGTTGCGaacaaaaatttgaaagagaGGGTATACCATTGTTGATATCCTCCGGTAACACCAATGCCCGTGCACAAGTAACAGACGCTCGAGAAAGCGGAACTGAGATATTGCAATGTCACTCGCCATGACAGCCTATAAATTTCACAATTGAGAAGAAGGATTTTTCTGTGCAATTCTTCTAACGACAAGTATGTTCAGTCACAATAGCACTAACCTGCATTCCCTCAGCTCCGCTAATTCCAATTCCTATATCTGATTCTTGAAGCATGCCCACATCATTGGCACCATCTCCGATTGCTAAGGTCACTTTACCGGTACCTTCTTTAACGAGCTTGGTGACCTACAGAATTCAATAATTAGTTTCGAACTGGTCTAACCAGCTGAACCTTCCAAAGTAACAAACAGAGGTATTCTACTATAAGAAGATCGaaactcactagggctttttGTTTGGGGGAGGAACGACAGCATATGACTGATGCACAACCAACAGCCAGTTGTAAGAACAAGTTCTTGATATCATCTTTCAACGCGTATGCAAGAGATTTTCCATCAATGATCAAGGCAAATGACTCAGAAGTTGATGAACTAACAAGTTTGTTTCCTTCATTTATCTGATCTATAACACTAGCCTTTGATGCCTGAAAAATCCAAACATCCATTGGCAATAGGTAAATGAAAAAAGGTATTCGTTAAATTAAATTGAGGATATTTTGTATCAGTTCTACTTTGAATAGTCCCTTGTTTGCAGAAGCTGAAAAAAAGTGTGCTATATCTTTAGAGGCTTTATGTTGTAGTTTAAAGTTTCCAGTAAACTGTAGCAAGTGCTATGTAGGTGAGATAATTTTATTGGTACTTGATAGAGAACAAGATGAAGTTTGCAGATCCTTGTATTTTAGGTTATAAAATTATTGTTTTGAAATGCATATCTTCAGATGCCTCAACAGATCATCTAGAATCCAATGTTTATCTATCTCTACATATCACAAGATGAGATCAAGTATTTACAGATGTTAAGCTTTTACAAAACTAATTACCTTAGCAATGACTTCTTTGTTCCCTCCTTTCTCCAACTGAATTATATCTGGTCCTTCTAAACTGATTATTATTTGCTTCATTCCCGGCCTCAGGAGACTACAGGCAAAACTGCAAGGAAGAACAACATTTAAAACACCAAATAAGAAGCTAGAACTAAAGTTTTTTCCCCTTAGatttaaaatacaaattaaacaagATTATACCCTATATTGATAGCTGTTTCCATCTTGTCACCAGTCAATACCCATAGTTTGATCCCAGCTTGTGCAAGTTTGTCTATGCACTCAGGTACCTGCTCACAATTATCCAGCAACTATTAAGTTAACACCGTAAGGAATACATAAGAGTATGCCTAGAACAACTTTCAACCCACCCCATTTTGCAGTTTGTCTTCAACAGCTGTGGCACCAAGAAGAATAAAATTTCTCTCGATGGAATCTGCAGCCTCTTCCATTCTTTCCTCTCTATCAGCACTAACGGAATTCTTTGCGTCCATGAACATCTGGTTGAAGCTTTTGTATTGATCTTCATCAAGCTCACGGTATGCAAGAACTAAGGTTCTTAAACCAGCATCAGCATATTCGAGCATCTGCACCTTAGTTTTATCTTCAAACTCCCTTCCATTATTGGCAAGCCTTTCAAACATGACACTGTATATATGAACAAGATATTTCAATATAAAATCCAGGTTTATGTCTTAGAGAACATAATCTCTTCATCTAACAAGTACAAGTAGTATGAAATTTGTGTTAGTCAATTCTTATGTCTCTAATAGACAGATTCAAGCAGCTTACTGACCTATCAGCGCCTTTGCTGAGAAGTAGCAACTTTCCTTTGTCATCTTGAACTATCACAGACATTCGCTTTCTAGAGCTATTAAACTCTATGACATTTAACAGCTTATATGACCTGACAAAGGAAACAAATTTAGACTGAGTTGCTAACTCAAACAACAAGACATCAAGCAATAAGATATTCTAAACAGGAAAAACACATTTATATTTCTCCTTACTTTTCCACATGCTTGCTTGAGATTGGATCTAGTTCACGTATAGAGATGCTTGTTTGTGTCCTCTGATAAAACTCAAAACCAAGCTCCCTTGCGGCAATAACAAAGGCAGCCTCATCAGGTGATTCAGCCTCATATGATACGTTTCCTTTTTCCTCATCGACTTCAGGAATGGCAGTATGGCAGATAGCCAACAGTCGAAAAAACATCCTTATGACATCAGCATGAGGTTCCTTAATCCAATTTCCATACATAATACGTGCATCATCAAAATTAAATCCTTTGATTGCTGGTTTTGCATTCTCATGATGTTCTCTTGATCCTTCAGTTTCTACCAATGGAGATCCCTTTCTTCTAGCCATTGCTCTCTCAACCTCCGTAAACCCATGACCATAAGAAGTGCCAGCTATTGAGCATTTAATGAACTCCATTGAGTTGCAAGTGAGGGTTCCAGTCTTATCTGAGAGGATAGTGTCAACTTGGCCTAGTTCCTCATTCAAATTTGAAGTTCGTGCATGAGCTGGCTTATCAGATTCTTCATGATACATTTGGATGTCTTGATTGATAAATACAGTCTGCAGGACCTTGACAATCTCTATAGAAACATACAAAGAAATAGGGACGAAATAGCTATACAACATCATGGCAGTCAAAAAATGCAATATCGCAGCAACAGCTGCTCTCGTAGGATCGAAATAGATGGGGGAGTCATCAGGTCTAAGATACCATCTCTTCATCTTGCCATCTTGTAGATCATCATTAGTTTTTACCCCAAAAACAACTGAACCAATAAATGCGATTGAGACCAAGGAAGACATGAGGAGATAAATTAGCCTATCCATTAGTCTCTCAATTTTGCTCCTTTTTGATGGTGGGTCTGTGGCATTTTGCATGACCTTTGTATCACGGCCTGTGAAAACAACAACTCCATATATGAAATCAGTGTTGCGCAACTTTGAGTCCCTAAGCAGAAGTTGTTGAGGCGAAAGAGGATACTGTCGGTCTTCGTATTCCATAGTTCCAACGTAAGTGTATAGGCTTGCATTTGGATCTTCACATTTGATGATTGCTTTGAAATCCTGGTAACTGGAATCTGATTGTAAACCTGTTGTTACCTCTAATGCTTgctttagtttcaagtttgtttcCCCATCTAGATTCATGGTCTCAACATAACAAATTCCATCATCATAACTTGACGAAAGCAAAACAAGGTCAGCAGGAAAGAAGCTATCTTTCTCCACCTTCACAATATCACCCACCCTTAGATTCCTCCACTCGGTAAATTTGAATGTGCCACCACCTTGATGTAGTTTAACTTTTCTATTGTTCACTTCGATATCCTGTGTGAATCAAAAGCTAATTCATTGTTAGTTCAGAAAAGAGAAATAATTAAGAAACACCATTCACCAAATATAAGGAGTTCATGGATTCAGTAATAGAACACAATTTCTTCTTGCTCGGAGGAAGAAAACTTAGCAAAACTACTTCGAGCTTCCTTCTAAACAAGACCTATGCTTCAGTTGACCAGTAATAGAATCAACAAACAAGCGTAGTTATCAAGGATGTTTTCTTTTCATGTTATTTTTGTTTGTATGAAGATATGAAACTCTAGAACATATCTAGATATCTACACTTTTCACATGAACTAATTACCATATTCATTCTATATATTGAAACTATATATTCTCTCTGAGGAAATGGACTATAAGAAGCTACCTGCTGATACCGACGCCAATCTTCAACGGCTTCCTTTGCCATGGTTGCTCCAATCACCACGATCAGCGGGAAAATCGCACTGACCGCAGAGTAAGGAGCCAGGGAAGTAAAAGAAAGGCATCCAACAAACAGAAAGAACATGTTTGCAACCCTCCGAAACTGCTCAAACAGTGCCTTGGGGAAGAATGTAGCAGCATTGTACTTGGTGGTGGAAACATAGTTGGATCCATAGTTC encodes:
- the LOC122036499 gene encoding scopoletin glucosyltransferase-like → MASQSPSLHVIFFPLMAPGHILPMLHLAKLFAARGARATLLTTPANSHLLQPAVDGVSISLRLIHFPSAAVGLPPGRESLASVDFRQHTAFFEGIYMLEDPFRRALAELRPDAVVSDWFLPWTFDVAEEFRIPRLAFHGYSAFALCANASLLYAPPPPPPPGDEGSTSFVVPGFPRRLEMPTSQLPDLSKLEPVVVKIFQQIAEWETRSFGVVVNSFYDLETEFADHLRRAIWRRAWLVGPVASAKSFSHDGDDLSVSRWLDEQQDASVLYVCFGSVSSIAGAQLRELALGLEASGHPFIWVVRTDDAAAEPSWRPAGFAERTKQRRWLILEDWAPQAAILGHVAVGGFVTHCGWSSCMEAVAAGVPMATWPLFAEQFLNERLVTEVLGVGVSVGATHWTMDPEERPLIQAAEVERAARRVMDADGEEGRRMRTKARELALAAKTATAEGGSSSDDMGKLIKDLIDQKQ
- the LOC122036515 gene encoding uncharacterized protein LOC122036515; this encodes MASTSSSTTTIPVPEFQAQGAPASGASGRRPGSLGPFFAVMSVLLILTVFSCVFGRVCASKAEAPDASYDCSRWTRRRWRWRRSFVSGESKAPPASIPSPDPQLQP
- the LOC122036514 gene encoding putative phospholipid-transporting ATPase 9, with product MARGRRRELLLSRLYAFACGASRFEADVSQVGGPGFSRVAFANEPDSIEASNLNYGSNYVSTTKYNAATFFPKALFEQFRRVANMFFLFVGCLSFTSLAPYSAVSAIFPLIVVIGATMAKEAVEDWRRYQQDIEVNNRKVKLHQGGGTFKFTEWRNLRVGDIVKVEKDSFFPADLVLLSSSYDDGICYVETMNLDGETNLKLKQALEVTTGLQSDSSYQDFKAIIKCEDPNASLYTYVGTMEYEDRQYPLSPQQLLLRDSKLRNTDFIYGVVVFTGRDTKVMQNATDPPSKRSKIERLMDRLIYLLMSSLVSIAFIGSVVFGVKTNDDLQDGKMKRWYLRPDDSPIYFDPTRAAVAAILHFLTAMMLYSYFVPISLYVSIEIVKVLQTVFINQDIQMYHEESDKPAHARTSNLNEELGQVDTILSDKTGTLTCNSMEFIKCSIAGTSYGHGFTEVERAMARRKGSPLVETEGSREHHENAKPAIKGFNFDDARIMYGNWIKEPHADVIRMFFRLLAICHTAIPEVDEEKGNVSYEAESPDEAAFVIAARELGFEFYQRTQTSISIRELDPISSKHVEKSYKLLNVIEFNSSRKRMSVIVQDDKGKLLLLSKGADSVMFERLANNGREFEDKTKVQMLEYADAGLRTLVLAYRELDEDQYKSFNQMFMDAKNSVSADREERMEEAADSIERNFILLGATAVEDKLQNGVPECIDKLAQAGIKLWVLTGDKMETAINIGFACSLLRPGMKQIIISLEGPDIIQLEKGGNKEVIAKASKASVIDQINEGNKLVSSSTSESFALIIDGKSLAYALKDDIKNLFLQLAVGCASVICCRSSPKQKALVTKLVKEGTGKVTLAIGDGANDVGMLQESDIGIGISGAEGMQAVMASDIAISQFRFLERLLLVHGHWCYRRISTMICYFFYKNLTFGVTIFLYEAYTTFSGQPAYNDWYLSLYNVFFSSLPVIALGVFDQDVSARFCLKFPMLYQEGVQNVLFSWRRILGWMFAGVCNGISIFFLCSAALQHQAFRRGGEVVSFDVLGGTMYTCVVWVVNCHMALSITYFTVIQHVFIWGSIALWYIFLLVYGALPPSFTTNAYQVFVEVLAPAPSYWITTLFVVAATLVPYFSYSSIQMRFFPMYHNMVQWIRYDGQADDPEYCQIVRQRSVRPTTVGVSARVDAKVSQSQSSSATRVHHAVHSS